From Pseudomonas alcaligenes, a single genomic window includes:
- the ptrC gene encoding type III secretion system co-regulatory protein PtrC, translating to MTITEAFNSTHSYGITYVSLEEDGMHFESESAVHLDDGSLLTLRMPTRQSEKLDIHELICQRNGWCMAA from the coding sequence ATGACCATCACCGAAGCCTTCAACAGCACCCACAGCTACGGCATCACCTACGTCAGCCTGGAGGAGGACGGCATGCACTTCGAATCGGAGTCGGCCGTGCACCTGGATGACGGCAGCCTGCTGACCCTGCGCATGCCGACCCGGCAGAGCGAGAAGCTGGATATCCATGAACTGATCTGCCAGCGCAACGGCTGGTGCATGGCCGCCTGA